In Micromonospora sp. WMMA1363, a genomic segment contains:
- the proB gene encoding glutamate 5-kinase has product MGTRRGDAPPTTQNGRVRDMVTAARRVVVKIGSSSLTTTSGGLDDRRVDTLVDTLAALTGHGREVVLVSSGAIAAGLAPLGLARRPRDLATQQAAASVGQGMLIGRYAVAFARHRLTVGQVLLTVDDVTRRAHYRNAYRTLRKLLDLRAVPIVNENDTVATEEIRFGDNDRLAALVAALVDADLLVLLSDVDALWTGDPTRPGSARISDVRGEHDLSGVTIGGAGRAGLGTGGMVTKVEAARIATGFGIPVVLTAARLAGEALDGEPVGTLFHPSRRRPAARLFWLAHATAPRGRLHLDPGAVQAVVGRRKSLLPAGITAVDGAFTAGDPVDLVDTEGAPVARGLVNYDAVELPGLLGRSTSELAAALGPAYEREVVHRDDLVLL; this is encoded by the coding sequence ATGGGAACGCGACGAGGCGACGCGCCACCGACGACGCAGAATGGGCGGGTGCGCGACATGGTGACGGCGGCCCGGCGGGTGGTAGTCAAAATCGGATCCTCGTCGTTGACCACCACCTCGGGCGGTCTGGACGACCGGCGGGTCGACACGCTCGTGGACACCCTCGCCGCCCTCACCGGCCACGGTCGGGAGGTCGTGCTGGTCTCCTCCGGCGCGATCGCCGCCGGGCTCGCCCCGCTGGGGCTGGCCCGCCGCCCCCGCGACCTGGCCACCCAGCAGGCTGCCGCCAGCGTCGGCCAGGGCATGCTGATCGGACGGTACGCCGTGGCCTTCGCCCGGCACCGGCTCACCGTCGGGCAGGTGCTGCTCACCGTCGACGACGTCACCCGACGGGCGCACTACCGCAACGCGTACCGCACCCTGCGCAAGCTGCTCGACCTGCGCGCCGTGCCGATCGTCAACGAGAACGACACGGTCGCCACCGAGGAGATCCGGTTCGGCGACAACGACCGGCTCGCCGCCCTGGTAGCCGCGCTGGTCGACGCCGACCTGCTGGTCCTCCTCTCCGACGTCGACGCACTCTGGACCGGTGACCCGACCCGACCCGGCTCGGCCCGGATCAGCGACGTGCGCGGCGAGCACGACCTGTCTGGGGTGACGATCGGCGGAGCCGGCCGGGCCGGGCTCGGCACCGGCGGCATGGTGACCAAGGTGGAGGCGGCCCGAATCGCGACCGGCTTCGGCATCCCGGTCGTGCTCACCGCCGCCCGCCTGGCCGGCGAGGCGCTGGACGGCGAGCCGGTCGGCACCCTCTTCCACCCCAGCCGACGGCGCCCGGCCGCCCGGCTGTTCTGGCTCGCCCACGCCACCGCGCCGCGAGGTCGCCTGCACCTGGACCCGGGCGCGGTGCAGGCCGTGGTGGGCCGACGCAAGTCGCTGCTGCCAGCCGGGATCACCGCCGTGGACGGCGCGTTCACCGCCGGCGACCCGGTGGACCTGGTGGACACCGAGGGCGCACCGGTGGCCCGGGGGCTGGTCAACTACGACGCGGTGGAGCTGCCCGGCCTGCTCGGACGCTCCACCTCCGAGCTCGCCGCGGCCCTCGGCCCGGCGTACGAACGGGAGGTCGTCCACCGCGACGACCTGGTGTTGTTGTAA
- a CDS encoding glutamate-5-semialdehyde dehydrogenase, translating to MSVVEQARRSRTAAEALAVATRTTKDTALHAMADALVTRTPEILTANSTDLAAGHEAGLSTAVLDRLALDEGRVAGIADALRQMAALPDPVGAVVRGSTLPNGLELRQVRVPFGVVGIIYEARPNVTVDAAGICLKSGNAALLRGSSSAARSNAALVAVLREAVASAGLPADAVQLLDATSRDSVKELMRARGLVDVLIPRGGASLIRTVVEESTVPVIETGVGNCHVYVDAAADLSKAVAVTLNAKTQRLSTCNTAESLLVHAAVADAFLPPMLAAFAGAGVTVHGDDRVARFADAVVPATEEDYATEYLSADISVAVVDSLDAAVAHIRRYGTGHTEAIVTDSQSTAREFVARVDAAAVMVNASTRFTDGGEFGFGAEIGISTQKLHARGPMGLPELTSTKYVVTGDGHLR from the coding sequence ATGAGCGTCGTTGAGCAGGCTCGGCGGTCCCGGACCGCGGCCGAGGCCCTCGCGGTCGCCACGCGGACCACCAAGGACACCGCGCTGCACGCGATGGCCGACGCGCTGGTGACGCGTACCCCGGAGATCTTGACCGCGAACAGCACGGACCTGGCGGCCGGGCACGAAGCCGGGCTGAGCACGGCCGTGCTGGACCGGCTCGCCCTCGACGAGGGGCGGGTCGCCGGCATCGCCGACGCGTTGCGCCAGATGGCCGCGCTGCCGGACCCGGTCGGTGCGGTCGTCCGCGGCTCCACCCTGCCCAACGGCCTGGAGCTGCGGCAGGTCCGGGTGCCCTTCGGGGTGGTCGGCATCATCTACGAGGCTCGGCCGAACGTGACCGTCGACGCCGCCGGCATCTGCCTGAAGTCCGGCAACGCGGCGCTGCTGCGCGGCTCGTCCTCCGCCGCAAGGTCGAATGCCGCGCTGGTCGCCGTGCTGCGCGAGGCGGTCGCGTCCGCCGGCCTGCCGGCGGACGCGGTCCAGCTGCTCGACGCCACCTCCCGCGACTCGGTCAAGGAGCTGATGCGCGCGCGAGGCCTGGTCGACGTGCTGATCCCGCGCGGCGGCGCGTCCCTGATCCGCACCGTGGTCGAGGAGTCGACGGTGCCGGTGATCGAGACCGGGGTGGGCAACTGCCACGTCTACGTGGACGCCGCCGCCGACCTGTCGAAGGCGGTGGCGGTCACGCTGAACGCGAAAACGCAACGCCTCTCCACCTGCAACACGGCCGAGTCGCTGCTGGTGCACGCCGCCGTCGCGGACGCCTTCCTACCGCCGATGCTGGCCGCGTTCGCCGGGGCCGGAGTGACCGTACACGGCGACGACCGGGTCGCCCGGTTCGCCGACGCGGTCGTGCCGGCGACCGAGGAGGACTACGCGACGGAGTACCTGTCCGCGGACATCTCGGTCGCCGTCGTGGACTCGCTGGACGCGGCGGTGGCGCACATCCGGCGGTACGGCACCGGGCACACCGAGGCGATCGTCACCGATTCCCAGTCGACCGCGCGGGAGTTCGTGGCCCGGGTGGACGCGGCGGCGGTGATGGTCAACGCGTCCACCCGATTCACCGACGGCGGTGAGTTCGGCTTCGGCGCCGAGATCGGCATCTCCACGCAGAAGCTGCATGCCCGTGGCCCGATGGGCCTGCCCGAGCTGACCAGCACCAAGTACGTCGTCACCGGCGACGGCCACCTGCGCTGA
- a CDS encoding prenyltransferase/squalene oxidase repeat-containing protein, with protein MRWRRVADPPGRADVCTGSVSAVVDIDAAIGFVVAHGDTVDRARLSRLRTGTPPDADVLDVVEGGQLPDGGWPAYLEGKVPSVDATCFRLAELDDLGALGRPAARRALDWLAFRQLPDGGWEEDAALAEAAPEWARPGDPEAGFYLTANAAFWLTVAGLDARAAGPLDDRVGGVYAGVVHSAALSLVGRLNPDGTWPSFLAAGWLSAAVLFRQEMFHESARIQVALAERIADMSPTNVAWLAATLRRVGVDEQDRILVRARRRLAETQRSDGGWESDDGHQFDVHATLTGIRACR; from the coding sequence GTGCGGTGGCGTCGGGTGGCCGATCCACCGGGCCGAGCGGACGTTTGCACAGGTAGCGTGTCCGCTGTGGTGGACATTGACGCCGCAATCGGCTTCGTGGTGGCGCACGGGGACACGGTGGACCGCGCCCGGCTCAGCCGGCTGCGCACCGGCACACCGCCGGATGCGGACGTGCTCGACGTCGTCGAGGGCGGCCAGCTGCCGGACGGCGGCTGGCCCGCGTACCTGGAGGGGAAGGTGCCGTCCGTCGACGCCACCTGTTTCCGCCTCGCGGAGCTGGACGACCTCGGGGCGCTCGGCCGGCCCGCGGCCCGACGGGCGCTCGACTGGCTCGCCTTCCGCCAGCTGCCGGACGGTGGCTGGGAGGAGGACGCCGCGCTGGCGGAGGCCGCCCCTGAGTGGGCCCGGCCGGGTGACCCGGAGGCCGGGTTCTACCTGACGGCGAACGCGGCCTTCTGGCTGACCGTCGCCGGGCTCGACGCGCGGGCGGCCGGGCCGCTGGACGACCGGGTCGGCGGGGTGTACGCGGGCGTCGTGCACTCCGCGGCGCTCTCCCTGGTGGGCCGGTTGAACCCGGACGGGACCTGGCCGTCGTTCCTCGCCGCCGGGTGGCTGAGCGCGGCGGTGTTGTTCCGACAGGAGATGTTCCACGAGTCGGCGCGCATCCAGGTGGCGCTCGCCGAGCGGATCGCCGACATGTCCCCGACCAACGTCGCATGGCTGGCCGCGACCCTGCGCCGGGTCGGTGTCGACGAGCAGGACCGGATCCTGGTGCGCGCCCGTCGCCGGCTGGCCGAGACGCAGCGCAGCGACGGCGGTTGGGAGAGCGACGACGGGCACCAGTTCGACGTGCACGCGACGCTCACCGGGATCCGCGCCTGCCGCTGA
- the moeZ gene encoding adenylyltransferase/sulfurtransferase MoeZ, with protein MARFTTADPGESTVSLPPLVEPAAELTVDEIRRYSRHLIIPDVGVEGQKRLKNARVLCVGAGGLGSPALMYLAAAGVGTLGIVDFDTVDESNLQRQIIHGVSDVGRSKAESAAASIREINPLVNVEIHDTALDRDNVREIFAGYDLIVDGTDNFATRYMVNDAAVLLGKPYVWGSIYRFDGQASVFWAEHGPCYRCLYPEPPPPGMVPSCAEGGVLGVLCASIGSIQVNEAIKLLAGVGEPLVGRLMVYDALEMTYRKIKVRKDPDCVLCGENPSVTDLLEDYEDFCGAVSVEAQEAVVDSTITARELKEWQDAGKDVFLIDVREPAEYEIVRIPGATLIPKGEIISGAALATFPQDKQIVLHCKSGVRSAEALAALKAAGFRDAVHLQGGVLSWIKQIDPSLPAY; from the coding sequence ATGGCCCGGTTCACCACCGCCGATCCCGGGGAGTCCACCGTGTCGCTGCCCCCGCTCGTCGAGCCCGCCGCCGAGCTGACCGTTGACGAGATCCGCCGCTACTCGCGTCACCTGATCATTCCGGATGTCGGCGTCGAGGGTCAGAAGCGGCTGAAGAACGCCCGGGTGCTCTGCGTCGGCGCCGGCGGGCTCGGGTCGCCGGCCCTGATGTACCTGGCCGCCGCCGGGGTGGGCACGCTGGGGATCGTCGACTTCGACACGGTTGACGAGTCCAACCTTCAGCGCCAGATCATCCACGGCGTCTCCGACGTTGGCCGGTCCAAGGCCGAGTCGGCCGCCGCCTCCATTCGTGAGATCAACCCGCTGGTCAACGTGGAGATCCACGACACCGCGCTGGACCGGGACAACGTCCGTGAGATCTTCGCCGGGTACGACCTGATCGTCGACGGCACCGACAACTTCGCCACCCGGTACATGGTCAATGACGCCGCGGTGCTGCTCGGCAAGCCGTACGTCTGGGGCTCGATCTACCGGTTCGACGGCCAGGCGTCGGTTTTCTGGGCGGAGCACGGTCCCTGCTACCGCTGCCTCTACCCGGAGCCCCCGCCGCCCGGAATGGTGCCGTCCTGCGCGGAAGGTGGCGTGCTGGGTGTGCTTTGCGCGTCGATCGGCTCGATCCAGGTCAACGAGGCGATCAAGCTGCTCGCCGGCGTCGGGGAGCCGTTGGTCGGCCGGCTGATGGTCTACGACGCCCTGGAGATGACCTACCGTAAGATCAAGGTCCGGAAAGATCCGGATTGCGTCCTCTGCGGCGAGAACCCGAGCGTCACCGACCTGCTGGAGGACTACGAGGACTTCTGCGGGGCGGTGTCGGTCGAGGCCCAGGAGGCGGTGGTCGACTCGACCATCACCGCGCGGGAGCTCAAGGAGTGGCAGGACGCCGGGAAGGACGTCTTCCTGATCGATGTCCGCGAGCCGGCCGAGTACGAGATCGTCCGGATCCCCGGCGCCACCCTGATCCCCAAGGGCGAGATCATCTCCGGCGCGGCGCTGGCGACGTTCCCGCAGGACAAGCAGATCGTGCTGCACTGCAAGTCCGGCGTCCGGTCCGCGGAGGCGCTGGCCGCGCTGAAGGCGGCCGGCTTCCGGGACGCGGTGCACCTCCAGGGTGGCGTTCTCTCCTGGATCAAGCAGATCGACCCGTCCCTGCCGGCCTACTGA